Proteins encoded in a region of the Xylocopa sonorina isolate GNS202 chromosome 1, iyXylSono1_principal, whole genome shotgun sequence genome:
- the LOC143427658 gene encoding uncharacterized protein LOC143427658, with the protein MTNLIFGLGIGLFLILILWALALLIFVISLRIEKKIGAIAIFIVSVCTVVLVALPRASEKHNTSDQKIYDHLFIWRILLLVLLIISSLIGIAGYVKFAMTESVQPVRITTWVF; encoded by the exons ATGACTAACTTGATATTTGGACTTGGTATAGGATTATTCCTTATTTTGATTCTTTGGGCGTTGGCTTTATTGATATTTGTTATTTCTTTAAGAATTGAAAAGAAGATCGGCGCTATTGCTATATTTATTGTTAGTGTATGCACAGTTGTTTTAGTTGCATTGCCAAGAGCCTCAGAGAAACATAATACTAGCGACCAAAAG ATTTATGATCATTTATTCATCTGGCGTATTCTGCTACTCGTACTACTAATAATATCATCTTTAATTGGCATAGCGGGATACGTTAAATTTGCCATGACAGAATCCGTCCAACCAGTTCGAATAACTACTtgggttttttaa
- the LOC143427651 gene encoding thioredoxin, mitochondrial, giving the protein MLRSTTKLSSFLVRHVSMSHQKNKQFEINSNSEFVSKVMNSSVPVIVNFHAEWCDPCKILTPKLIELIGPMDKLDLAIVDLESNPELVHIFEVKAVPAIIAISSGLVVDKIVGLTDLNIIENLIQKLTNTTFNSENDKKTV; this is encoded by the coding sequence ATGTTGCGTAGTACAACAAAACTCTCCTCGTTTCTGGTGAGACATGTTTCTATGTCGCATCAGAAGAATAAACAATTTGAAATAAACAGCAATAGCGAATTTGTTAGTAAGGTAATGAATAGTTCAGTACCTGTTATTGTGAATTTTCATGCTGAATGGTGTGACCCTTGTAAAATACTTACACCTAAGCTAATAGAACTTATAGGACCAATGGATAAACTAGATTTAGCGATTGTCGATTTAGAATCGAATCCGGAATTAGTACATATATTCGAGGTAAAAGCTGTTCCAGCTATTATAGCAATATCGAGTGGACTAGTTGTTGATAAAATAGTAGGCTTGACTGATTTAAATATCATAGAGAATTTGATACAAAAACTTACCAATACAACGTTCAattctgaaaatgataaaaagaCAGTTTAA